In [Chlorobium] sp. 445, one DNA window encodes the following:
- a CDS encoding hemolysin secretion protein D, with amino-acid sequence MAAEKIQMVKVQTEIATTNGHGNGHGKKIVIEETVPYYYTTALRMASTPKTAEPLARGFSITILTIILIAFIPNTWQQNIAGSGTVTSFVPATRPQTIDAQIDGRIIKWYVNEGAIVKAGDTIATLRDIDTKFLAENFVEYQRAVRDNTAREAELEIVQAENKVRQAEQKLKVAKQIVEQANVDVQIARTQYWRAVELEKQGLVARKDLETATLKLQKSIADSAKAAADLQVEIQAVRNANAELAAKQRKAEAIIAKADLELGNVSTRRNLGIVMSPIDGQITRIAQAGPGQTVKKGETLCIVTPNASEDIAAEIFVGSLDAAIIDTGRPVRLQFAGFPAIQVWGGGWPNLSVGTFGGKVAVVDAVDDGSGKYRVLVVPDPNDKPWPNRSYLRQGTEVTGWILLNEVSLAYEAWRQLCGFPPIIPVRTGGMDKKKGGADKEKKSGKSNTSDSDEK; translated from the coding sequence ATGGCAGCAGAAAAAATTCAGATGGTCAAAGTCCAAACGGAGATTGCCACAACAAATGGGCATGGTAATGGACATGGTAAGAAAATCGTTATTGAAGAGACCGTGCCATATTACTACACGACTGCACTCCGCATGGCAAGTACGCCAAAGACAGCGGAGCCATTGGCGCGTGGATTTAGCATCACGATTCTTACAATCATTCTTATTGCGTTTATTCCCAATACTTGGCAGCAAAATATTGCAGGCTCAGGTACTGTAACTTCGTTTGTGCCAGCAACACGCCCGCAGACGATTGATGCACAAATTGATGGACGCATCATCAAGTGGTATGTCAACGAAGGTGCAATCGTCAAGGCGGGCGACACAATTGCCACGCTGCGTGATATTGATACCAAATTTCTTGCAGAGAACTTTGTGGAGTATCAGAGAGCGGTACGCGATAACACAGCAAGAGAAGCCGAACTTGAAATTGTGCAAGCTGAAAACAAAGTGCGCCAAGCTGAACAAAAGCTCAAAGTCGCAAAGCAGATCGTAGAGCAAGCCAACGTTGATGTGCAAATTGCGCGTACCCAATACTGGCGAGCAGTAGAACTTGAAAAACAAGGTCTTGTGGCGCGTAAAGATTTGGAAACTGCGACGCTTAAACTTCAAAAGTCTATTGCTGATTCGGCGAAAGCTGCGGCGGATTTGCAAGTGGAAATACAAGCCGTGCGTAATGCTAACGCAGAACTTGCAGCAAAACAACGCAAAGCGGAAGCCATAATCGCAAAAGCAGATTTGGAACTTGGTAATGTCTCTACGCGTCGCAACTTAGGCATAGTGATGAGTCCAATTGATGGCCAGATTACACGCATTGCTCAAGCTGGACCAGGTCAAACTGTCAAGAAAGGAGAGACACTCTGCATTGTAACACCGAACGCTTCAGAAGATATTGCGGCCGAGATTTTTGTCGGCAGTTTAGATGCTGCAATTATTGATACGGGGCGCCCTGTACGGCTACAATTTGCAGGTTTCCCTGCAATTCAAGTCTGGGGCGGTGGCTGGCCAAACCTGTCAGTGGGTACATTTGGCGGAAAAGTCGCTGTCGTAGATGCTGTCGATGACGGATCTGGAAAATACCGCGTCCTCGTGGTCCCCGACCCGAATGACAAACCATGGCCAAACCGCTCCTACTTACGTCAAGGCACTGAGGTAACAGGCTGGATCTTGCTTAACGAAGTGAGCTTAGCTTATGAAGCGTGGCGACAGCTCTGTGGTTTCCCACCGATTATTCCCGTACGCACCGGCGGCATGGATAAAAAGAAAGGTGGAGCTGATAAAGAGAAAAAGTCAGGCAAATCAAATACGTCTGACAGTGATGAGAAGTAA
- a CDS encoding ABC transporter: protein MNMQEANLELQAIRALEYLAEQADLAISAADVHHHFHHVGLLRETVLKELEREGQVHGLSLRRMGISAKDFVHHLPVNALMLYNDDLLLVKKIAKNERVTLLNFRTNTESELSVAEIFQGKDVIQILAFDGALQTFITRRSKHSLHDYSVHGKKPQDAHSIGFEHKDHFSVIFNRLIELLKEERRDFGVVIAYAMIVGVLSLVVPLSASAIVNSVMLGVFTNQLVWLCIIVAIGLLIVGIFDVMKQYVVDVLQRRIFVRTAFEIAHRLPRMKQSSLENEYTPELVNRFFDVLTIQKTVGKFLLDGVSATLVMVIGLFLLAIYHPFFILFNLSLIAFVPVLIFVLGRGGLVSSIKESKKKYALASWLEEVGRCQTSFKLFGTPEYIYERVDSIAVEYIKARHKHFMVLARQIAGSVFFRAVAIVGVLGVGGSLVIQGQLSIGQLVAAELIIIAMLSSIEKLVSQFAEHYDLLTAIDKLSYLVDKPLEREEGESFEKRPVPPNIKITNLSFSYPDGHQVFRGLSLFIKSGSRVSLVGESGAGKTTLASLLVGIYPPDKGIIEFDNSDITRLDLRDIRRTVGIVMPENEIFDGTIAENILMGRHFPQEQIDWALKTAQIYEAIRALPDRLDTMLNSAGNNLPLGLIRRIIFARVIIAKPCILILDEAFGGLEERTKLQLIQSLYAERCWTIIDISHDAELIRRSEMVFVLDKGIICEQGSPRELSFHANSRFAELFPDLVRQVISEKEAMDLADKTIQLRIGPDTNGNT, encoded by the coding sequence ATGAACATGCAAGAAGCCAACCTTGAACTACAAGCGATACGGGCACTCGAGTATCTTGCTGAACAAGCTGACTTAGCAATCAGTGCGGCGGATGTTCACCACCACTTTCATCATGTAGGCCTCTTGCGCGAGACTGTGCTGAAAGAATTGGAGCGTGAAGGACAAGTGCATGGATTATCGCTGCGCCGAATGGGCATTTCTGCAAAAGATTTCGTGCATCACCTGCCAGTCAATGCGCTTATGCTGTATAACGACGATCTGCTGCTGGTTAAAAAGATTGCCAAAAATGAGCGCGTAACACTGCTGAACTTTCGCACCAACACTGAAAGTGAACTTTCTGTAGCTGAAATTTTTCAAGGGAAAGATGTAATTCAAATTCTTGCCTTTGATGGTGCATTGCAAACCTTCATAACTCGTCGCTCAAAGCACAGTCTGCACGATTATAGTGTTCATGGCAAAAAGCCACAAGATGCGCACAGCATTGGGTTTGAGCATAAGGATCATTTTAGCGTGATATTTAATCGGCTTATCGAACTGCTTAAAGAGGAAAGGCGCGACTTTGGTGTCGTGATCGCCTATGCAATGATTGTAGGTGTGCTTTCGCTGGTCGTACCGCTCTCGGCATCGGCAATTGTAAACTCTGTCATGCTCGGTGTCTTTACCAACCAGTTGGTGTGGCTATGTATCATTGTTGCTATTGGGCTTTTGATTGTGGGCATCTTTGATGTGATGAAGCAGTATGTGGTCGATGTCTTGCAGCGGCGCATCTTCGTGCGTACGGCGTTTGAAATTGCGCATCGCTTGCCCAGAATGAAGCAATCCTCACTTGAGAATGAATACACACCTGAATTGGTCAATCGATTCTTCGATGTGCTGACGATTCAAAAGACGGTGGGTAAATTCTTGCTCGACGGCGTCAGCGCAACACTGGTGATGGTGATTGGACTGTTTTTGCTTGCGATTTATCATCCCTTCTTCATTCTCTTTAACCTCAGTCTCATCGCGTTTGTGCCTGTGCTGATTTTTGTCTTAGGACGCGGTGGTTTGGTGTCAAGTATCAAAGAATCAAAGAAAAAGTATGCATTAGCCTCGTGGCTTGAAGAGGTCGGGCGCTGTCAGACAAGTTTCAAACTTTTTGGTACACCTGAGTACATCTACGAGCGTGTCGATAGCATTGCTGTAGAGTATATCAAAGCACGGCACAAGCACTTCATGGTGTTGGCGCGTCAAATTGCAGGCTCAGTCTTTTTTAGAGCCGTGGCTATTGTAGGCGTACTCGGCGTTGGTGGTTCTTTGGTCATTCAAGGTCAACTCTCGATTGGGCAGCTAGTCGCTGCTGAGTTGATTATTATTGCCATGCTAAGCTCTATTGAGAAACTTGTCTCGCAATTTGCCGAACATTACGATTTGCTCACAGCCATTGACAAACTGTCTTACCTTGTTGACAAACCCCTTGAGCGCGAAGAAGGCGAGAGCTTCGAGAAAAGACCTGTGCCACCTAATATCAAAATCACCAATCTCTCATTTAGTTATCCTGATGGACATCAAGTTTTTAGAGGCTTATCGCTGTTCATCAAAAGCGGCTCTCGAGTCAGTCTCGTGGGTGAAAGTGGAGCAGGAAAGACGACCTTAGCCTCATTGCTTGTCGGCATCTATCCGCCAGACAAAGGTATCATAGAGTTTGATAACAGCGATATTACACGCCTTGATTTGCGCGACATTCGTAGGACGGTCGGCATTGTAATGCCGGAAAACGAAATTTTTGATGGCACCATAGCTGAAAACATCTTGATGGGACGTCACTTTCCGCAAGAGCAGATTGACTGGGCACTAAAAACCGCACAGATTTACGAGGCTATTCGCGCCTTACCTGACCGACTGGATACGATGCTCAACTCTGCGGGCAACAACCTCCCGCTAGGATTGATTCGCCGCATTATCTTTGCACGCGTCATTATCGCAAAGCCTTGCATCTTGATTTTAGACGAAGCCTTTGGTGGCTTGGAAGAACGCACAAAGTTACAGCTCATCCAGTCGCTATACGCAGAGCGATGCTGGACAATTATTGATATCTCACATGATGCGGAACTCATTCGCCGCTCCGAGATGGTCTTCGTGCTCGACAAAGGCATCATTTGTGAACAAGGCTCACCACGAGAACTGTCGTTCCACGCCAATAGCCGTTTTGCGGAACTTTTCCCTGACCTTGTGCGTCAAGTCATTTCCGAAAAAGAAGCGATGGACCTTGCAGACAAAACGATTCAACTGCGTATTGGTCCTGATACCAATGGCAATACATAA
- a CDS encoding O-acetylhomoserine aminocarboxypropyltransferase (catalyzes the formation of L-methionine and acetate from O-acetyl-L-homoserine and methanethiol) — protein sequence MSQANGKTRQYRFETLQVHAGQVPDPTTNSRAVPIYQTTSYVFNSPEHGANLFALKEFGNIYTRIMNPTNDVFEKRVAALEGGVAALATASGQAAQLLTIATLAQAGENIVSTSYLYGGTYNQFKVSLPRLGIAVKFVEGDNPDDFKKTIDSKTKAIYLETIGNPKFNVPDFEAIAKIAHDAGIPLIVDNTFGAAGYLCRPIEWGADIVVQSATKWIGGHGTSIGGVIVDSGNFDWGNGNFPIFTDPSPGYHGLKFNEVFGKGNPNGFPNIAFIIRARVEALRDLGPALSPFNAFLFLQGLETLSLRVERHCQNALALARWLEKHEAVEWVSYPGLESHPYHHNAKKYLRNGFGGVLSFGVKGGFNGAQAVINNLQLASHLANVGDAKTLVIHPTATTHQQLSEAEQRSAGVTPELIRVSVGIEHIDDIIEDFDYALSKVNVFAQ from the coding sequence ATGTCGCAAGCAAACGGTAAAACTCGTCAATATCGCTTCGAGACCCTGCAAGTTCACGCCGGTCAAGTGCCAGACCCAACCACCAACAGTCGTGCTGTACCTATCTATCAGACTACATCGTATGTGTTCAACAGTCCAGAGCATGGCGCAAACTTGTTTGCACTCAAAGAGTTTGGCAACATCTACACGCGTATTATGAACCCCACAAATGATGTCTTTGAGAAGCGAGTGGCTGCCCTTGAAGGCGGGGTGGCGGCACTGGCTACTGCCAGCGGACAAGCCGCACAACTCTTGACGATTGCTACACTTGCACAGGCTGGAGAAAATATCGTTTCTACAAGCTACCTGTACGGTGGTACATACAATCAATTCAAAGTCTCACTGCCCCGTCTTGGCATTGCGGTAAAGTTTGTAGAGGGCGACAATCCTGATGATTTCAAGAAAACTATTGACTCGAAAACGAAAGCTATCTATCTGGAGACCATTGGCAATCCAAAGTTTAATGTGCCCGACTTTGAAGCTATTGCCAAAATTGCCCACGATGCAGGCATTCCGCTCATCGTCGATAACACGTTTGGTGCAGCAGGGTATCTTTGTCGTCCAATTGAGTGGGGTGCCGATATTGTTGTACAATCTGCCACGAAGTGGATTGGTGGGCACGGCACCAGCATCGGCGGCGTCATTGTCGATTCAGGCAATTTTGATTGGGGCAATGGCAACTTCCCTATTTTCACTGACCCCAGTCCCGGCTATCATGGCTTGAAGTTCAACGAGGTCTTTGGGAAAGGCAATCCAAACGGGTTTCCAAACATTGCGTTTATCATACGCGCCCGCGTAGAAGCCCTGCGCGACTTAGGTCCTGCACTCTCACCATTTAACGCTTTTCTTTTCTTGCAAGGTCTAGAGACACTCTCGCTGCGCGTTGAGCGCCATTGCCAAAACGCCCTTGCACTTGCTCGGTGGCTCGAAAAGCATGAGGCAGTTGAGTGGGTAAGTTATCCCGGGCTTGAATCGCATCCCTATCATCACAATGCAAAGAAGTATTTGCGTAATGGATTTGGCGGCGTGCTGTCGTTCGGCGTCAAAGGTGGCTTTAATGGCGCCCAAGCTGTTATCAACAACTTGCAACTTGCAAGCCATCTGGCTAATGTCGGCGATGCAAAAACACTGGTGATTCACCCGACAGCTACTACGCATCAGCAACTCTCTGAAGCCGAGCAACGCTCTGCTGGCGTTACACCCGAACTTATCAGAGTCTCCGTTGGCATCGAACACATCGATGATATCATCGAGGATTTTGATTATGCGCTCTCTAAAGTTAATGTCTTCGCTCAGTGA